One window of the Bradyrhizobium sp. NP1 genome contains the following:
- a CDS encoding pirin family protein has product MSWLPSNDPVLGDPRTCDALDLIIVPRTRDLGDGFAVRRALPHGKRQMVGPFIFFDHFGPVQFVAGKGMDVRPHPHIGLATVTYLFEGAIMHRDSEGNIQEIAPGAMNLMTAGKGIAHSERTPDLQRKAGQKMLGLQSWIALPAGSEEVAPSFQHYAAGELPMISEANFTARVIAGSSFGITSPVSMVSPWFYTEVTAAAGASVPLDPDHEERAIYLVDGEVEIANERYEGPKLLIFRPGDRITVKAVKPTRMMFLGGDALEGPRHIWWNFVSSSKERIEQAKQDWKTGRFTPVPQEHEFIPLPE; this is encoded by the coding sequence ATGAGCTGGCTTCCCTCCAATGATCCCGTGCTGGGCGATCCCAGGACCTGCGACGCGCTCGACCTCATCATCGTGCCGCGCACCCGCGACCTCGGCGATGGCTTTGCCGTCCGCCGCGCGCTGCCGCATGGCAAGCGCCAGATGGTCGGCCCCTTCATCTTCTTCGACCATTTCGGCCCGGTGCAGTTCGTCGCCGGCAAGGGCATGGACGTGCGCCCGCATCCGCATATCGGGCTTGCCACCGTCACCTATCTGTTCGAGGGCGCGATCATGCACCGCGACAGCGAGGGCAACATCCAGGAAATTGCGCCTGGCGCCATGAATCTGATGACCGCAGGAAAAGGCATCGCCCATTCCGAGCGCACGCCGGACCTGCAGCGAAAGGCCGGCCAGAAGATGCTGGGGCTGCAGAGCTGGATCGCGCTGCCGGCGGGATCGGAGGAGGTCGCGCCCTCGTTCCAGCATTATGCGGCCGGCGAACTGCCGATGATCTCGGAGGCCAACTTCACCGCCCGCGTGATCGCAGGGTCCTCGTTCGGCATCACCTCGCCGGTCTCGATGGTTTCGCCCTGGTTCTACACCGAAGTGACCGCAGCCGCGGGCGCCAGCGTTCCGCTCGACCCCGACCACGAGGAGCGCGCGATCTATCTGGTCGACGGCGAGGTCGAGATTGCGAACGAGCGCTATGAGGGCCCGAAGCTCCTGATCTTCCGTCCCGGCGATCGCATCACCGTGAAGGCGGTGAAACCGACGCGGATGATGTTTCTCGGCGGCGATGCGCTGGAGGGCCCGCGCCATATCTGGTGGAACTTCGTCTCCTCCAGCAAGGAGCGGATCGAGCAGGCGAAACAAGACTGGAAAACCGGCCGTTTCACCCCCGTGCCGCAGGAGCACGAGTTCATTCCGCTGCCGGAATGA
- a CDS encoding serine hydrolase translates to MIQRRPILILAATAVLAVLALSAARGGDAPKVVTGFVADVLCSETFVSGIDPDKTFAETTAAVPGAGLVGWALDYKLDRSRKDVTVTLAGFGRSHAVYRGELGCALDHGRGMADVAAPSVSDAAQALLPEIAGPSVVAPQNPGLAAALDRAFAEPAHPPFKRTRAIVVVKDGRVVAERYAEGLGIDTPLLGFSVTKSVIATLAGIMVREGKLAPDQPAPVAAWKSPDDPRHAITVDQLLRHTAGLALGSSLQASLGAAFEPVNRMKFLETDMAAFAEAAELETAPGSAWNYHDGNYLILSRLIENAVGGRPADFLRFAQAELFGPLGMRHVTVQFDGAGTPEGSGEMLASARDWARLGLLYLNDGVAGDKRILPAGWANYAASPTPDAFVGYGAGFWINRGDSRGAHYRIEHGWPRDAFFAKGSIGQYVIVIPSERLVIVRFGRTVNWPLDADGVSDLVRDVVAATHDKAELAAGN, encoded by the coding sequence ATGATCCAACGACGGCCGATTCTGATCCTTGCTGCGACCGCTGTGCTTGCTGTGCTCGCCTTGTCGGCCGCCCGTGGCGGCGATGCGCCGAAAGTCGTGACCGGCTTTGTCGCCGACGTGCTCTGCTCGGAGACCTTCGTTTCCGGCATCGATCCCGACAAGACCTTCGCCGAGACTACGGCCGCGGTGCCAGGCGCGGGCCTCGTCGGCTGGGCACTCGATTACAAGCTCGATCGCTCGCGCAAGGACGTCACGGTGACGCTCGCGGGCTTTGGTCGCAGCCATGCCGTCTATCGCGGCGAGCTCGGCTGCGCTCTCGATCACGGCAGGGGAATGGCCGACGTGGCGGCGCCGTCGGTGAGCGACGCCGCGCAAGCGCTGTTGCCGGAGATCGCAGGACCCTCGGTCGTCGCGCCGCAGAACCCAGGACTTGCGGCGGCGCTCGATCGCGCCTTTGCCGAGCCCGCGCATCCGCCGTTCAAGCGCACCCGCGCGATTGTCGTGGTGAAGGACGGCCGCGTTGTCGCGGAGCGCTATGCGGAGGGTCTTGGCATCGACACGCCGCTGCTCGGCTTCTCCGTCACGAAATCGGTGATCGCGACGCTCGCAGGCATTATGGTGCGTGAGGGCAAGCTTGCGCCGGACCAGCCGGCGCCGGTCGCCGCCTGGAAGAGCCCTGATGATCCGCGCCACGCCATCACGGTCGATCAATTGCTGCGCCACACCGCGGGGCTTGCGCTCGGCAGCTCGCTGCAGGCTTCGCTTGGCGCGGCCTTCGAGCCGGTCAACCGGATGAAATTCCTGGAAACCGACATGGCGGCTTTCGCCGAAGCCGCGGAGCTTGAAACTGCGCCCGGCAGTGCATGGAACTATCACGACGGCAACTATCTGATCCTCTCGCGCCTGATCGAGAACGCCGTCGGCGGCAGGCCGGCCGACTTCCTCCGCTTCGCGCAGGCGGAATTGTTTGGTCCGCTCGGCATGCGCCATGTCACGGTCCAGTTCGACGGCGCCGGCACGCCGGAGGGATCGGGCGAGATGCTGGCCTCCGCGCGCGACTGGGCGCGCCTCGGCCTGCTCTATCTCAACGACGGCGTCGCCGGCGACAAGCGCATTCTCCCGGCAGGCTGGGCGAACTACGCCGCGTCGCCCACGCCGGACGCCTTCGTTGGTTACGGCGCGGGCTTCTGGATCAATCGCGGCGACAGTCGGGGCGCCCATTACAGGATAGAACACGGCTGGCCGCGCGATGCGTTCTTCGCCAAGGGATCGATCGGGCAGTACGTCATCGTCATCCCGTCGGAACGGCTGGTGATCGTCCGGTTCGGCAGGACGGTGAACTGGCCGCTCGACGCCGACGGCGTCTCCGATCTCGTCCGGGATGTCGTCGCGGCCACCCATGACAAGGCAGAACTGGCAGCCGGAAATTAA
- a CDS encoding MmgE/PrpD family protein, whose protein sequence is MARETETLAGYVADLRCDDIPPEVLERAKALTLDFLGSAIRARRDAESTPSLLKMLEQLALDTKGQSTVFGDDRTWTPAVAALLNGAFGHSLDFDDTHADSSLHPSAPVVPAAFAVGEMVGASGRDVLTAIVAGYEVCCRLGNALDPTSHYARGFHPTATAGTYGAAAAAGKLLGLSEAQLVSAFGVSGSQAAGSLQFLVNGAWNKRYQVGAAAMNGVIAATLARNDFVGSTEAVEGKHGLLVGYTDNAHPDKAVSGLGSTYETMKIGIKPYPSCRYTHAALDAIIAMRREHNLTPDQITRVEIGLHRNGITLTGDAATKRHPTSVVGGQFSMFFTGAVALDQGRFGWDDYGRLGDAAIDKLADRFDVVQDDRLEVGRSHPFGARVSITTADGVHERIYADPSGEPNSFPDAQAMQQKFLTLARPVLNGRAEQLADAILSLERFDRVEQATRLGRQ, encoded by the coding sequence ATGGCCCGTGAAACCGAAACGCTCGCCGGCTACGTCGCCGATCTCCGCTGTGACGACATCCCGCCGGAGGTGCTGGAACGCGCGAAAGCCCTGACGCTCGATTTCCTCGGCAGCGCGATCCGGGCCCGGCGCGATGCGGAATCGACGCCGTCGCTGCTCAAGATGCTGGAGCAGCTCGCGCTCGACACCAAAGGCCAATCCACCGTGTTCGGCGACGACAGGACCTGGACGCCCGCGGTCGCGGCGCTACTCAATGGCGCATTCGGCCATTCGCTCGATTTCGACGACACCCATGCCGATTCCTCGCTGCATCCGAGCGCGCCGGTGGTGCCGGCCGCCTTTGCGGTCGGCGAGATGGTCGGCGCTTCCGGGCGCGACGTGCTGACCGCGATTGTTGCGGGCTACGAGGTGTGCTGCCGGCTCGGCAACGCGCTCGATCCGACCTCGCACTACGCCCGCGGTTTCCACCCGACCGCGACCGCCGGCACCTATGGCGCGGCAGCCGCGGCCGGCAAGCTGCTCGGCCTCTCGGAAGCGCAGCTCGTGTCTGCGTTCGGCGTCTCCGGCAGCCAGGCGGCGGGTTCGCTGCAATTCCTGGTCAACGGCGCCTGGAACAAGCGCTACCAGGTCGGCGCCGCCGCCATGAACGGCGTAATCGCGGCCACGCTCGCGCGCAACGATTTCGTCGGCTCGACCGAGGCGGTCGAAGGCAAGCATGGGCTGCTGGTCGGCTATACCGACAACGCCCATCCGGACAAGGCGGTCTCGGGCCTCGGCTCGACCTATGAGACCATGAAGATCGGGATAAAACCCTATCCGAGCTGCCGCTACACCCATGCGGCGCTCGATGCGATCATCGCGATGCGCCGGGAGCACAACCTCACGCCGGACCAGATCACGCGCGTCGAGATCGGCCTGCACCGCAACGGCATCACCCTGACCGGCGATGCCGCCACCAAGCGGCATCCGACGTCGGTTGTCGGCGGCCAGTTCTCGATGTTCTTCACCGGCGCGGTGGCGCTCGACCAGGGCCGCTTCGGCTGGGACGATTATGGCCGGCTCGGCGACGCCGCGATCGACAAGCTCGCCGACAGGTTCGACGTGGTGCAGGACGACCGGCTCGAGGTCGGCCGCAGTCACCCGTTCGGCGCACGCGTGTCGATCACGACTGCCGACGGCGTGCATGAACGGATCTATGCCGACCCTTCCGGCGAGCCGAATTCGTTCCCGGATGCGCAGGCGATGCAGCAGAAATTTTTGACGCTGGCCCGCCCGGTGCTGAATGGCCGGGCCGAGCAGCTTGCGGACGCGATCCTCTCGCTGGAGCGGTTCGACCGCGTCGAGCAGGCGACCCGGCTCGGGCGGCAATAG
- a CDS encoding crotonase/enoyl-CoA hydratase family protein, producing MAEADSILVERDGPVTIVSINRPQRRNAVNGATARRLFDAFRAFDADTDASVAVFTGTGGHFCAGADLKAVAEGDIEKRREVGGHDTIAPMGPSRLRLSKPVIAAVEGYAVAGGMELALWADMRVVADNATFGIFCRRFGVPLIDLGTIRLPRLIGHSQAMDLILTGRPVGADEALRMGLANRLVPSGAARAEAITIAKQIAQFPQACLRADRLSALRQWDLEEEDAIANEMRGGLAVIASGETLAGATRFASGAGRHGSFGKG from the coding sequence ATGGCCGAGGCGGACAGCATCCTGGTCGAGCGCGACGGTCCCGTCACCATCGTCTCCATCAACCGGCCGCAGCGCCGCAACGCGGTCAATGGCGCGACCGCACGAAGACTGTTCGATGCGTTCCGCGCCTTCGACGCCGACACTGACGCCTCAGTCGCGGTCTTCACCGGAACCGGCGGGCATTTCTGCGCCGGCGCCGACTTGAAGGCGGTCGCCGAGGGCGACATCGAAAAGAGGCGCGAGGTCGGCGGCCACGACACGATCGCGCCGATGGGACCGAGCCGGCTGCGACTGTCGAAGCCCGTCATCGCCGCAGTCGAAGGCTACGCGGTGGCGGGCGGCATGGAGCTCGCGCTATGGGCCGACATGCGCGTCGTTGCCGACAACGCGACCTTCGGCATCTTCTGCCGCCGCTTCGGCGTGCCCTTGATCGATCTCGGCACCATCCGTCTGCCGCGGCTGATCGGTCACTCGCAAGCCATGGACCTGATCCTGACCGGGCGCCCGGTCGGCGCCGATGAAGCGCTGCGCATGGGCCTTGCCAACCGGCTCGTGCCGTCAGGCGCGGCGCGCGCGGAGGCGATCACGATCGCGAAGCAGATCGCACAGTTCCCGCAGGCCTGCCTGCGCGCCGACCGGCTGTCGGCGCTGCGGCAATGGGATCTCGAGGAAGAGGACGCGATCGCCAACGAGATGCGCGGCGGGCTCGCCGTGATCGCCTCGGGCGAGACGCTGGCCGGCGCGACGCGCTTTGCCTCCGGCGCCGGGCGCCATGGCAGCTTCGGCAAGGGCTGA
- a CDS encoding phosphoribosylaminoimidazolesuccinocarboxamide synthase, giving the protein MTTMGASNLPLPRLGRGKVRDIYEAGEDRVLLLTTDRISAFDVVMGETIPMKGAVLTQISAFWFRKLEGAVPHHMISADADEIIRQVPELKAHRADILGRAMLCRRTTVFPIECVIRGYISGSAWKEYAASGTLAGEKLAAGLTESARLEPAIFSPATKAETGHDENITTKRMREIVGGDVTDTLERMTRTVYALGEAESRARGIIIADTKFEFGRDRNGRIILIDEVMTPDSSRFWAADVYRPGQPQPSFDKQPLRDYLDAERKAGRWNGEAPPPPLPASVVDATSRRYLEAYRRVTGSELKI; this is encoded by the coding sequence ATCACGACGATGGGCGCGAGCAATCTGCCGCTGCCGAGGCTCGGCCGCGGCAAGGTGCGCGACATCTATGAAGCGGGCGAGGATCGCGTGCTGCTGCTCACCACCGACCGCATCTCGGCGTTCGACGTCGTGATGGGCGAGACGATCCCGATGAAGGGCGCCGTGCTGACGCAGATCTCCGCCTTCTGGTTCAGGAAGCTCGAAGGCGCGGTGCCGCACCACATGATCTCGGCCGATGCCGACGAGATCATCCGTCAGGTGCCGGAGCTGAAGGCCCACCGCGCCGACATTCTCGGTCGCGCAATGCTGTGCCGGCGCACCACCGTATTCCCGATCGAATGCGTGATTCGCGGCTACATTTCCGGCTCGGCCTGGAAGGAATATGCCGCGAGCGGCACACTGGCGGGCGAGAAACTGGCTGCGGGCCTCACCGAAAGCGCCAGGCTCGAGCCCGCGATCTTCAGCCCCGCGACCAAGGCCGAGACCGGGCACGACGAGAACATCACGACCAAGCGGATGCGCGAGATCGTCGGCGGCGATGTGACGGATACGCTGGAGCGGATGACGCGCACGGTCTATGCGCTCGGCGAGGCGGAAAGCCGCGCGCGCGGCATCATCATTGCCGACACCAAGTTCGAATTCGGCCGCGACAGGAACGGCCGCATCATCCTGATCGACGAGGTGATGACCCCGGACAGTTCGCGGTTCTGGGCCGCCGACGTCTATAGGCCCGGACAGCCGCAGCCGAGCTTCGACAAGCAGCCGCTGCGCGACTATCTCGACGCCGAGCGGAAAGCCGGCCGCTGGAACGGCGAGGCACCTCCGCCGCCCTTGCCGGCGAGCGTGGTGGACGCGACCAGCAGGCGCTACCTCGAGGCCTACAGACGCGTGACGGGTTCGGAGCTCAAGATTTGA
- a CDS encoding FUSC family protein: protein MVFVKRLFRYLRPHKAQLALAARVTVAAAIAFAVATALHLRLPLWAVLTSLIVTQMSVGRSLKATRDYMFGTVGGAIYGGAIAVLIPHSSEAALLGLLVLAVAPLAFIAAKNPSLSAATVTAVIVLLVPTMSHVDPLASAIDRVFEVMVGALTGLLVSFFVLPSRAHGQLRINAARALGLIAAAFAELLAGLTRGRDNDALHRLQDGIGSALVDLNATGAEAERERAAHLSSGPDTGPLLRTILRLRHDVVMIGRASALPLPPHLQARLAAPLAEISEAIVTHLRAVAAVLRAGVGSPATEPVDLALQAYAAEVAALRSEGLTRDLPGDAAERFFALGFALEQMRQNLNDLKRCLTEWCAVPLPAKDDARA, encoded by the coding sequence ATCGTCTTCGTGAAACGCCTGTTCCGCTACCTGAGGCCTCACAAGGCGCAGCTGGCCCTGGCGGCCCGGGTCACCGTGGCCGCCGCGATCGCGTTCGCGGTCGCCACCGCATTGCATCTGCGGTTGCCGCTGTGGGCGGTGCTGACATCGCTCATCGTGACCCAGATGAGCGTCGGCCGCTCGCTGAAGGCAACCCGCGACTACATGTTCGGGACGGTGGGCGGGGCGATCTATGGCGGCGCCATCGCGGTGCTGATTCCGCATTCCAGCGAGGCCGCGCTGCTTGGATTGCTGGTGCTGGCGGTTGCGCCGCTGGCGTTCATCGCTGCCAAAAATCCCAGCCTGAGCGCAGCCACCGTGACCGCCGTGATCGTGCTGCTGGTTCCGACGATGAGCCACGTCGATCCGCTCGCTTCCGCGATCGATCGCGTCTTCGAGGTCATGGTCGGCGCGCTTACCGGGCTCCTGGTGTCCTTCTTCGTGCTGCCGTCGCGCGCGCACGGCCAGCTCCGGATCAATGCGGCGCGCGCGCTCGGGCTGATCGCCGCGGCTTTCGCCGAATTGCTGGCGGGCCTGACGCGCGGGCGCGACAATGACGCCCTGCATCGGCTGCAGGACGGCATCGGTTCGGCGCTGGTCGACCTCAACGCGACCGGCGCGGAAGCGGAGCGCGAGCGCGCGGCGCATCTGTCGTCCGGCCCGGATACCGGTCCGCTGCTGCGGACGATTTTGCGGCTGCGCCACGATGTCGTCATGATCGGGCGCGCCAGCGCGCTCCCGTTGCCGCCCCATTTGCAGGCGCGGCTGGCGGCGCCGCTGGCCGAGATCAGCGAGGCGATCGTCACCCATCTGCGCGCGGTCGCCGCGGTGTTGCGGGCCGGTGTCGGCTCTCCGGCGACCGAGCCGGTAGACCTCGCGCTGCAGGCCTATGCTGCCGAAGTCGCTGCGCTGCGCAGCGAGGGCCTGACCCGTGACCTGCCCGGCGATGCGGCCGAGCGATTTTTCGCGCTGGGTTTCGCGCTGGAGCAGATGCGACAAAATCTGAACGACCTGAAGCGTTGCCTCACCGAATGGTGCGCAGTGCCGCTTCCGGCAAAAGACGACGCCCGCGCCTGA
- a CDS encoding DUF1330 domain-containing protein: MPKGYWIVRVSVRDEARYPEYLAAARPSFEKFGARFIVRGGPFESKEGEARDRNVVIEFADLATANACYDSPEYQAAKRIRQKYSDADFIIIEGPA; the protein is encoded by the coding sequence ATGCCCAAGGGCTATTGGATCGTCCGCGTCTCGGTGCGCGACGAGGCGCGCTATCCGGAATATCTCGCCGCGGCGCGGCCGTCCTTCGAAAAGTTCGGCGCCCGTTTCATCGTCCGCGGCGGCCCTTTTGAGTCGAAGGAAGGCGAGGCGCGCGACCGCAACGTGGTGATCGAGTTCGCCGACCTCGCGACGGCAAACGCCTGCTACGACAGCCCGGAATACCAGGCGGCGAAGCGGATCCGCCAAAAATATTCCGACGCCGATTTCATCATTATCGAGGGTCCTGCCTGA
- a CDS encoding GNAT family N-acetyltransferase, which yields MIAPLKPGATLAQITGPVAETERLILRPWRSDDIAANTAMLGDPVAGRFITADNKPITDAFAGWRNAAIMAGHWALYGIGMFVVEEKRTGAFVGRVGPWRPPGWPDFEVGWGIAPDFRGKGYAVEAARAAIDWSFSTFDIDRIAHCIDRENVASQGVARRLGARIDREIDLFGHVADLWVTDRDKWIG from the coding sequence ATGATCGCACCGCTCAAGCCAGGCGCCACGCTGGCGCAAATCACCGGTCCCGTCGCCGAGACGGAGCGGCTGATCCTGCGGCCCTGGCGCAGCGACGACATCGCGGCCAATACGGCAATGCTCGGTGATCCGGTGGCCGGCCGCTTCATCACCGCCGACAACAAGCCGATTACCGACGCGTTTGCCGGCTGGCGCAACGCGGCGATCATGGCCGGACACTGGGCACTGTACGGGATCGGCATGTTCGTCGTGGAGGAAAAGCGCACCGGCGCGTTTGTCGGGCGCGTGGGCCCATGGCGGCCGCCGGGCTGGCCGGACTTTGAAGTCGGTTGGGGGATTGCGCCGGATTTTCGCGGCAAGGGCTACGCCGTCGAGGCGGCCCGGGCGGCGATCGACTGGTCGTTCTCTACCTTCGACATCGATCGTATCGCCCACTGCATCGATCGCGAAAACGTCGCCTCGCAGGGCGTGGCGCGTCGGCTCGGCGCCCGCATCGACCGCGAGATCGATCTGTTCGGTCATGTCGCCGACCTCTGGGTGACCGATCGCGACAAATGGATCGGCTGA
- a CDS encoding helix-turn-helix domain-containing protein, translating to MSLVALDIALRSATVALLLALAVSLLRDFRGTLSGRLAVAFALGSVAHALTSHIGAPSPVSIWHAPLIAASTGNAVVFWLFCRALFDDGFVLRPWHGLVWLGVVAFSFVNCLWLAAAGNARIAVIAINLLALGFLVLAVGQTVASWSVDLVEGRRRLRLFIVTAAALYGGMNAMLQIWVSGSGAAAIADVANAAVLAAVVAAIACAMIHVDGAELFTPSPAGPVAQGPAAQDSAADHKLIEALMRLMADERIYRHDNLTIGVLAAKLKIPEYKLRRLINQRLGYRNFNVFLNNHRIEEVKAALADPAQAEVPVITIAMDAGFQSLGPFNRAFKATTGVTPSEYRRLKVPAA from the coding sequence ATGTCGCTTGTTGCCCTCGATATCGCCCTGCGGAGCGCCACCGTGGCCCTGCTGCTGGCGCTTGCGGTGTCGCTGCTGCGCGATTTCCGCGGCACGCTGAGCGGCCGGCTCGCGGTCGCTTTTGCGCTCGGCTCCGTGGCGCATGCGCTCACGTCGCATATCGGCGCGCCATCGCCCGTATCGATCTGGCATGCGCCGCTGATCGCGGCCTCGACCGGCAATGCCGTGGTGTTCTGGCTGTTTTGCCGCGCGCTGTTCGACGATGGGTTCGTCCTGCGCCCCTGGCATGGGCTGGTCTGGCTTGGGGTCGTCGCATTCAGCTTCGTCAATTGCCTCTGGCTGGCGGCGGCGGGCAATGCGCGGATCGCCGTCATCGCGATCAACCTGCTCGCGCTCGGTTTTCTCGTGCTCGCCGTCGGGCAGACCGTTGCGTCCTGGTCGGTGGATCTCGTGGAAGGCCGCCGTCGCCTGCGTCTTTTCATCGTGACGGCGGCCGCGCTCTATGGCGGCATGAATGCGATGCTGCAGATCTGGGTGTCCGGCAGCGGCGCTGCCGCGATCGCCGATGTCGCGAATGCGGCGGTGCTCGCCGCCGTCGTCGCGGCGATTGCCTGCGCGATGATCCATGTCGACGGCGCGGAGCTGTTCACGCCCTCGCCAGCCGGGCCAGTCGCTCAAGGCCCGGCCGCGCAGGATTCGGCCGCGGACCACAAGCTGATCGAGGCCTTGATGCGCCTGATGGCGGATGAGCGCATCTATCGTCACGACAACCTCACCATCGGCGTCCTGGCGGCGAAGCTGAAAATTCCCGAATACAAACTGCGGCGGCTGATCAACCAGCGGCTCGGATATCGCAACTTCAATGTCTTCCTCAACAACCACCGGATCGAGGAGGTCAAGGCCGCGCTCGCCGATCCCGCCCAGGCCGAGGTGCCCGTGATCACCATCGCGATGGACGCCGGCTTCCAGTCGCTCGGTCCCTTCAATCGCGCCTTCAAGGCGACCACAGGGGTGACGCCGAGCGAATATCGCAGGCTCAAGGTCCCCGCGGCCTGA
- a CDS encoding DsbA family protein, translated as MTLSVDLYFSFRSPYSYLALPKTMNMVATYDVAVNLKPVYPLAVRVPDFFKKTNPQFARYVVLDSSRVARFEDIPFRFPRPDPIVQDMTTLEVAKHQPYIHRLTRLGALAQTQGRSLAFVGAIAPVLWDGSVSGWNEGDHLARAAEKAGFDLATMDAAISAEPDRYEAVIAENEKAHAASGHWGVPTFVFEKEPFFGQDRIELLIWRMKSKGLASR; from the coding sequence ATGACGCTGTCGGTCGACCTCTACTTCTCCTTCCGCAGCCCCTATTCCTATCTGGCGCTGCCGAAAACCATGAACATGGTCGCGACATATGATGTCGCCGTGAACCTCAAGCCGGTCTATCCGCTGGCGGTGCGCGTGCCCGATTTCTTCAAGAAGACCAATCCGCAATTCGCCCGCTATGTCGTGCTCGATTCCAGCCGCGTCGCCAGGTTCGAGGACATCCCGTTCCGCTTTCCGCGCCCCGACCCGATCGTGCAGGACATGACGACGCTCGAGGTCGCGAAGCATCAGCCCTACATCCACCGCCTGACCCGCCTCGGCGCGCTGGCGCAGACCCAAGGCCGATCGCTCGCCTTCGTCGGCGCAATCGCACCCGTCTTGTGGGACGGCAGCGTGTCAGGCTGGAACGAGGGCGATCATCTGGCGCGCGCTGCGGAAAAAGCCGGCTTCGATCTCGCCACGATGGATGCCGCGATCAGCGCCGAGCCCGACCGTTACGAGGCTGTGATCGCCGAGAACGAAAAGGCCCACGCAGCGTCAGGCCATTGGGGCGTGCCGACCTTCGTGTTCGAGAAGGAGCCCTTCTTCGGCCAGGACCGCATCGAGCTTCTGATCTGGCGCATGAAAAGCAAGGGGCTGGCCAGCCGCTAG